A single window of Nicotiana tomentosiformis chromosome 1, ASM39032v3, whole genome shotgun sequence DNA harbors:
- the LOC104112077 gene encoding agamous-like MADS-box protein AGL62 yields the protein MSTRRIKLRKSVRLAKIENQNNRQVTFSKCRNGVFKKANELAVMTGAEVGIIVCPQGSKPYSFGHPNVNETINKYVGKERPPSPSGIDDNKLKKMNKNVESQQEWFKGPIEKMNYTKASMLNGGLEDLLLKVKNYGAEHGYSYENGKWKAE from the exons ATGAGTACTAGACGGATTAAGCTTCGCAAAAGTGTTCGTCTCGCAAAGATAGAAAATCAAAATAATCGACAAGTGACTTTCTCAAAATGCCGAAATGGTGTCTTCAAGAAAGCAAACGAGCTTGCTGTTATGactggtgctgaagttggtaTCATCGTGTGTCCACAAG GTAGCAAGCCTTACTCTTTTGGTCATCCAAATGTAAATGAAACCATCAACAAATATGTTGGCAAAGAAAGGCCTCCATCACCATCAGGCATTGATGACAA CAAACTCAAGAAAATGAATAAGAATGTGGAGAGCCAACAAGAGTGGTTCAAGGGTCCTATAGAGAAGATGAACTACACCAAGGCTTCAATGTTGAATGGGGGATTGGAAGATCTACTCTTGAAGGTGAAGAACTATGGTGCTGAGCATGGTTATAGTTACGAAAATGGAAAGTGGAAGGCTGAATAA